The stretch of DNA AGGTGGAACAGGATTTACAATGGATCATCCAGTAGAAAGAATGATGAGAGATTCAAAGATAACACAAATATATGAAGGAACAAATGAAATTCAAAAATTAGTAATATCTGGTGCTATTTTAAGATAGATAAATCTTCATTTTAAATATAAAATTATCAGGGGCAACATTAGACTGCCC from Fusobacterium simiae encodes:
- a CDS encoding acyl-CoA dehydrogenase family protein, which produces GGTGFTMDHPVERMMRDSKITQIYEGTNEIQKLVISGAILR